Proteins encoded together in one Candidatus Lariskella endosymbiont of Epinotia ramella window:
- a CDS encoding 23S rRNA (pseudouridine(1915)-N(3))-methyltransferase RlmH: MQEIIIYTIGKNNSTAIIGLEDEYIKRIRWKISRVQIDLKIKTSSSSQQKLHEGDALLLKVNPDSYLIALDERGATMNSEEFASYISSTFALRNQRISFCIGGAFGHSSKVISKANFVLSLGQMTFAHKLVPLLLCEQLYRAYTILNKHPYHKK, translated from the coding sequence GTGCAAGAGATAATTATTTATACGATTGGCAAGAATAATTCTACAGCAATAATTGGTTTAGAAGATGAGTATATAAAGAGGATACGTTGGAAAATTAGTCGTGTACAAATTGATTTAAAAATCAAAACTAGCTCAAGCTCGCAGCAGAAACTACATGAGGGAGATGCTTTATTGCTCAAAGTTAATCCAGATAGTTATTTGATAGCTCTAGATGAGAGGGGTGCGACAATGAATAGTGAGGAATTTGCATCTTATATCTCATCCACATTTGCATTAAGAAATCAACGCATCTCTTTTTGCATAGGAGGTGCTTTCGGCCATTCAAGTAAAGTGATTAGTAAAGCGAATTTCGTACTTTCACTTGGTCAAATGACTTTTGCTCATAAGCTTGTGCCTTTATTGCTTTGTGAGCAGCTATACAGAGCATATACCATACTCAATAAGCACCCTTATCATAAAAAATAA
- a CDS encoding IS1 family transposase, whose amino-acid sequence MIKAVDRSTRRTVAWVTGNRDTATFQKLYDKVSHLKECHFYTDDWNAFSKVLPKKRHTIGKSGTVSIERDNSNTRHHLGRMTRRTKIVSKKESMVYGSIKLWCALTTPQIFTQYQEQTLSIFM is encoded by the coding sequence ATCATCAAGGCGGTTGATCGTAGCACAAGGAGAACTGTTGCATGGGTTACAGGCAATCGTGATACTGCAACATTCCAAAAGCTCTACGACAAAGTGAGTCATCTGAAAGAATGTCATTTTTATACGGATGATTGGAATGCTTTTTCTAAAGTTTTACCAAAAAAGCGTCATACGATTGGCAAGTCTGGCACAGTATCTATCGAGAGAGATAATAGTAACACGCGACATCATTTAGGCAGAATGACACGGCGTACTAAGATCGTTTCAAAGAAGGAGTCAATGGTCTACGGATCCATCAAGCTTTGGTGCGCTCTTACAACACCACAAATATTTACACAATATCAAGAACAAACCTTATCTATCTTTATGTGA
- the nagZ gene encoding beta-N-acetylhexosaminidase has translation MRIKSFDSKNLDVLSGGHMSITNAKRAIVSVSGTNLTKDECILFQKYPPLGFILFKRNIVDLEQVQGLIKQLKECIGRDNLLFLVDQEGGRVARLSPPNFSATSSAGFFGTKAREDLESAKKLAYEEYYSMALQLKACGFNIDCFPLGDLLFEGASNVIGDRSFGSDIKIVESLCRVADSALKAAKIQSVLKHIPGHGRAIVDSHFKLPIVDADLETLESSDFKVFSDLRDFKVAMTAHIIFKALDDKFPTTISRNTIDYIREKIGFHGILLTDCISMKAISEFGTIGEVANMSLEAGCDIVLYCPGDMSGNEAVLESVSYACDSLWSKIESLAWNENYTG, from the coding sequence TTGAGAATAAAAAGTTTTGATAGCAAAAATCTTGATGTTTTAAGTGGAGGGCATATGTCAATAACAAATGCAAAAAGAGCAATTGTGAGTGTCAGTGGCACTAATCTGACAAAAGATGAGTGTATATTGTTTCAAAAGTATCCACCGCTTGGTTTTATATTGTTTAAGCGAAATATTGTTGATCTCGAGCAAGTTCAAGGCTTAATTAAGCAGCTGAAAGAATGTATTGGTAGAGATAATTTGCTGTTTTTAGTTGATCAAGAAGGTGGTCGTGTTGCAAGGCTCTCTCCACCTAATTTTTCGGCCACATCTAGTGCGGGATTTTTTGGTACTAAAGCAAGAGAAGATTTAGAATCTGCTAAAAAGCTTGCGTATGAAGAATATTATTCCATGGCATTACAACTTAAAGCTTGTGGATTCAATATTGATTGTTTTCCTTTGGGAGATCTGCTATTTGAAGGAGCAAGTAACGTAATAGGAGATAGAAGTTTTGGTAGTGATATAAAGATAGTAGAAAGTTTATGTAGAGTAGCAGATTCTGCTTTAAAAGCTGCGAAAATTCAGTCTGTGCTAAAACATATTCCAGGTCATGGCAGGGCAATTGTTGACAGTCATTTCAAATTGCCTATAGTGGATGCAGATCTTGAAACATTAGAAAGCTCAGATTTTAAGGTTTTTTCTGATTTGAGAGATTTTAAAGTTGCTATGACGGCTCACATAATCTTTAAAGCGCTAGACGATAAATTTCCTACAACTATCTCTAGGAATACTATTGATTATATTAGAGAAAAGATAGGATTTCACGGTATTTTGTTGACGGATTGTATAAGTATGAAAGCAATTTCTGAATTTGGTACAATTGGGGAGGTAGCAAATATGTCTTTGGAAGCAGGATGTGATATCGTATTATATTGTCCAGGTGATATGAGCGGCAATGAAGCTGTTCTTGAATCTGTATCATATGCTTGTGATTCTCTATGGTCAAAAATAGAGTCTTTAGCATGGAATGAAAACTATACAGGATAG
- a CDS encoding polyprenyl synthetase family protein, with protein sequence MYNLNEVLSSTAIAVDEIISAIIGNRYDIACPVLVESMRYSSLGAGKKVRAFLVINSAAMFGFTEKASVYAASAIEMVHSYSLIHDDLPCMDNSDIRRGKDSCHKRYGKATALLAGNALLTLAFEVLSTEEVSKDPAIRMHLIKTLARSIGFCGMLSGQAMDILSADQNLTFQEILKLQEMKTGKLFMASCEFGAILAKAPETLVQKAREYAKFIGLAFQIKDDLLDISGSRHSIGKEVNKDIELNKVTSVSYLGEDGATKYLIELKEKAVESLSDFGNSALPLIYLANFIASRES encoded by the coding sequence ATGTATAATCTGAATGAAGTACTTAGTTCCACAGCAATAGCGGTGGATGAGATTATATCTGCCATCATTGGCAATCGTTATGATATCGCGTGTCCTGTGCTAGTTGAGTCTATGCGCTATTCTTCTCTTGGTGCTGGAAAAAAGGTCAGAGCATTTTTAGTGATAAACTCAGCTGCCATGTTTGGTTTTACTGAGAAAGCTTCGGTTTATGCAGCTTCTGCTATAGAGATGGTACATTCTTATTCACTCATTCATGATGACCTTCCATGTATGGATAATAGTGATATTAGAAGAGGTAAGGATAGCTGTCATAAGCGTTATGGAAAAGCAACAGCACTTTTAGCTGGAAATGCACTTCTAACACTTGCATTCGAAGTATTATCAACGGAAGAAGTTTCGAAAGATCCTGCTATAAGGATGCATTTGATAAAAACGTTAGCAAGGTCAATTGGCTTCTGTGGAATGCTTTCTGGTCAAGCAATGGATATACTTAGTGCTGATCAAAATCTTACATTTCAAGAGATTCTTAAATTACAAGAGATGAAGACAGGTAAGCTTTTTATGGCATCTTGTGAATTTGGCGCTATTTTGGCAAAAGCACCAGAGACTTTAGTGCAAAAAGCTAGGGAGTATGCAAAATTCATAGGTCTTGCTTTTCAAATTAAAGATGATCTTCTTGATATATCAGGCAGCAGGCATTCTATAGGCAAGGAAGTAAATAAAGACATAGAGCTTAACAAGGTTACATCAGTATCATATTTAGGAGAAGATGGAGCTACAAAATATCTTATTGAGCTGAAAGAAAAGGCTGTGGAATCATTGAGTGATTTTGGAAATTCTGCATTACCACTGATTTATCTAGCTAATTTTATAGCAAGCAGAGAAAGTTGA
- a CDS encoding IS256 family transposase, with protein MKTEKNKKINEAIDLLIEGRADLKTVLKQDGLIKELTKSILERALQAEMSEHLGYNKYDRSETENCRNGHYNKNLITENGSIELNIPRDREGKFAPVIVSKNQTRIDGLDQKIISLYAKGMSLSDIKIQLQELYGAEVSESLISRVTDDVIDEVRIWQSRPLEPLYPIVYFDCLIVKVRQDKQIINKSVYVALGIDLQGRKDILGLWISENEGSKFWLSNFTELKNRGLKDILIACSDNLTGMSEAICASYPKTEHQLCIVHQIRNSLKYVSYKDRKLLASDLKLIYSSATEDEAHLALESFDKKWSKRYPHIAKSWYNNWENLVIFLQYPESIRKIIYTTNAIESLNSQLRKVTRNKRVFPNDDSVFKVLYLTIDYITKKWTMPISNWNEAMAHFIIKFDGRF; from the coding sequence ATGAAGACAGAAAAGAATAAGAAAATAAATGAAGCGATAGATTTACTGATAGAAGGAAGAGCGGATTTAAAGACAGTACTGAAGCAGGATGGATTGATTAAGGAATTAACGAAGAGTATTTTGGAGAGAGCCTTGCAGGCAGAAATGTCTGAACACTTAGGTTATAACAAATATGATAGGTCTGAAACTGAGAATTGCAGGAATGGTCATTATAATAAGAATTTGATTACTGAGAATGGCAGTATCGAGTTAAATATTCCGCGAGATAGAGAAGGTAAATTTGCACCTGTAATTGTCTCCAAGAATCAAACAAGAATAGATGGTTTAGATCAAAAGATAATATCTCTGTATGCCAAGGGGATGAGTTTGTCTGATATCAAGATCCAATTACAAGAATTATATGGAGCAGAAGTTAGTGAGAGTTTAATTAGTAGGGTTACAGATGATGTAATTGATGAGGTTAGAATTTGGCAGAGTAGACCTCTTGAACCATTATATCCTATAGTATATTTTGATTGTTTAATAGTTAAGGTAAGGCAAGATAAACAGATAATTAATAAATCAGTATATGTTGCGCTGGGTATAGATTTACAGGGCCGGAAAGATATTTTAGGATTATGGATAAGTGAGAATGAAGGATCTAAATTCTGGCTTAGTAATTTTACTGAATTGAAGAATCGAGGATTAAAAGATATATTAATTGCCTGTAGTGATAACCTGACTGGTATGTCTGAAGCTATATGCGCAAGTTATCCCAAAACTGAGCATCAGCTTTGTATAGTACATCAAATTAGAAATAGCCTGAAGTATGTATCATATAAAGACAGAAAATTATTGGCATCAGATTTAAAGCTTATTTATAGCTCTGCTACTGAAGATGAAGCGCATCTTGCCCTAGAATCTTTTGATAAGAAATGGAGTAAACGATATCCACATATAGCAAAATCCTGGTATAATAATTGGGAGAATCTTGTAATATTTCTGCAATATCCAGAGAGTATCCGTAAGATAATTTACACTACAAATGCTATAGAATCGCTGAATAGTCAGTTGAGAAAAGTTACAAGAAATAAGCGTGTTTTCCCAAATGATGATTCGGTATTCAAGGTTTTATACCTAACGATTGATTATATTACCAAAAAATGGACCATGCCTATCTCTAACTGGAATGAAGCTATGGCTCATTTTATAATCAAATTTGATGGGAGATTTTAA
- a CDS encoding N-acetyltransferase yields MDNTQIRLLEQKDWEIWKQFRLETLQNEPENFESSYEDELHWPDSKFQDMLTNNDIFATFVNNSLASCAAFYQMHRSKTKHRGVIWSVYTKPEYRRMGIASILLNEIINKTRERVSQLHLNCLTYNTSAIELYKKHGFRIYGIEPKSIKVNNEFFDEYLMILDFLS; encoded by the coding sequence ATGGATAATACACAAATAAGACTTCTAGAACAAAAAGATTGGGAAATATGGAAACAATTCAGGTTAGAGACACTGCAAAACGAACCAGAAAATTTTGAATCTTCTTATGAGGATGAGCTCCACTGGCCAGACTCTAAATTTCAAGATATGTTAACTAACAACGATATATTTGCAACCTTTGTAAATAATTCTCTTGCCTCTTGCGCAGCATTCTATCAAATGCACCGTAGCAAAACAAAACATCGTGGAGTTATCTGGAGTGTCTATACAAAACCTGAATATAGGAGAATGGGCATTGCAAGTATTTTATTAAATGAAATAATCAATAAAACAAGAGAGCGCGTTTCTCAACTACATCTCAACTGTTTAACTTACAACACGAGCGCTATAGAATTATACAAAAAACATGGATTCAGAATTTATGGAATAGAGCCAAAATCAATAAAAGTGAATAATGAATTCTTTGATGAATATTTGATGATACTAGATTTTTTATCTTAA
- a CDS encoding outer membrane protein — MSIAVLLLSSTAFADKNKSQDFYLRIESGFSFPSSLKSDGEIAINEGIDVPYYNNKAPKGSIIYGAALGYRFNDNFRTDFNISGRNYSFNAPLDVKLAGDLSSKINASQKISAVMMMLNGYYDIGQYGIVTPYITAGIGASFNKTGDYKFKHDITQPDQLQIVSEVLMKGKSNVSLAWNVGAGISIACSTNASIDESFHN; from the coding sequence ATGTCTATTGCTGTATTGCTTTTATCTTCCACAGCATTTGCTGATAAAAACAAATCTCAAGATTTTTACCTGCGTATTGAAAGCGGATTCTCTTTTCCTTCTTCATTAAAATCTGATGGGGAGATTGCTATTAATGAGGGAATTGATGTGCCCTACTATAACAACAAGGCGCCAAAAGGTTCAATTATTTATGGCGCAGCACTTGGATATAGATTTAATGACAATTTTAGAACAGATTTTAATATATCTGGTAGGAATTATTCTTTTAATGCGCCATTAGATGTTAAACTTGCTGGCGATTTATCTTCAAAAATTAATGCGTCACAAAAAATCTCTGCCGTAATGATGATGTTGAACGGATATTATGATATAGGGCAATATGGCATTGTCACTCCATATATAACTGCAGGTATTGGAGCGAGTTTCAATAAAACAGGTGATTATAAATTTAAGCATGATATTACTCAACCAGACCAATTACAAATCGTTAGTGAAGTACTCATGAAAGGTAAGAGCAATGTGTCTTTAGCTTGGAATGTTGGTGCTGGCATTTCAATTGCTTGCAGTACAAATGCTTCTATAGATGAGAGTTTTCACAATTAG
- a CDS encoding NADP-dependent malic enzyme, producing MTIKSQHSAIGKEALEFHSRSKKGKLSVYAHKPLKKQKDLSLAYSPGVAAPCIEIQHNPGSAFDYTSKGNFVAVITNGTAVLGLGNLGALASKPVMEGKAALFKRFADIDAIDIEVDTQDPETFIQVVKHIALTWGGINLEDIKAPECFIIEQKLKELVDVPVFHDDQHGTAIVTAAGLVNAAHVTGRNFQDMKIVVNGAGAAAIACIELLKTMGMQDDNVIMCDTQGVIYKGRTSGMNQWKEKHANKVTNARTLAEALVGADIFLGLSVKNAVTKEMILSMSKKPIVFAMANPDPEITPEEVFSVCPDAITATGRSDYHNQVNNVMCFPYIFRGALDTQATTINEEMKIAAVHAIATLARQDVSEEVVAAYPGRKHKYGHSYIIPTPFDSRLIQEVSAAVAEAAMKTGVARKQIDNIYQYKRELAARLNPGADIINRFFATLQQKPQSVIFAHGEEEQMIKAAMYWQINKYGKAILVGKEHKIKPLILSINPDIAPDHFLIIDPKKHHNTKLYADDLYARLQRSGLSYDDCVRLLMNDSTVFATEMLKHREADAMVAGLTEGYLESINKTLLVTDKIPDQMLFALAMMIKGDRVIFIADIAIHEEPTPKEMAQIAIQAARAVKQLGHIPRVAFVSSSTFGQPNRKCVSKVKEALSIMDEKGLDFEYDGDLAANVAINSELLKLYPFCRLSGPANILITPDLGSAHISYRLLEEFGEATVIGPVLCGLGESVQIVRIGATAGDILDAAAVAAARDL from the coding sequence ATGACAATAAAATCACAGCATTCTGCTATAGGAAAAGAAGCGTTGGAATTTCACTCTCGCTCTAAGAAGGGGAAGCTCTCTGTGTATGCACATAAACCACTTAAAAAGCAAAAGGATCTCTCTCTTGCTTACTCGCCTGGAGTTGCTGCGCCTTGCATAGAGATACAGCATAATCCTGGTTCTGCTTTTGATTACACATCTAAAGGCAATTTTGTAGCTGTTATCACAAATGGAACGGCGGTACTTGGGCTTGGAAATCTTGGTGCACTGGCGTCAAAGCCTGTAATGGAAGGAAAAGCTGCACTATTTAAAAGGTTTGCTGATATAGATGCTATAGATATTGAAGTTGATACTCAGGATCCAGAAACTTTTATACAAGTTGTTAAGCATATAGCACTTACCTGGGGTGGGATAAACCTTGAAGATATTAAAGCTCCAGAATGCTTTATTATTGAACAAAAACTAAAAGAGCTAGTTGATGTCCCAGTTTTTCACGATGATCAGCATGGCACAGCAATAGTTACAGCTGCGGGTCTTGTGAATGCAGCGCATGTTACAGGCAGGAATTTTCAAGATATGAAAATTGTTGTGAACGGGGCAGGGGCTGCAGCCATTGCTTGTATAGAGCTGCTAAAGACTATGGGCATGCAGGATGATAATGTTATTATGTGTGATACTCAAGGTGTTATATATAAAGGCAGAACTTCTGGTATGAATCAATGGAAAGAAAAACATGCAAATAAAGTGACGAATGCAAGAACTTTAGCTGAAGCACTTGTTGGAGCGGATATATTTTTGGGACTTTCAGTGAAGAATGCGGTAACAAAAGAGATGATACTGAGCATGAGTAAAAAGCCGATCGTCTTTGCGATGGCTAATCCAGACCCTGAGATTACACCAGAAGAAGTTTTTAGTGTATGTCCGGATGCGATAACAGCGACTGGACGCTCTGACTATCATAATCAGGTTAATAATGTCATGTGTTTTCCTTATATTTTCAGGGGAGCGCTTGATACTCAAGCAACTACCATAAATGAGGAAATGAAAATAGCCGCTGTGCATGCGATCGCAACGCTTGCAAGGCAGGATGTATCTGAAGAAGTTGTGGCTGCATATCCTGGGAGGAAACATAAGTATGGCCATAGCTATATCATTCCAACTCCATTCGACTCAAGATTAATACAAGAGGTTTCTGCTGCTGTCGCAGAGGCAGCAATGAAAACAGGTGTTGCGAGGAAGCAAATAGATAATATTTATCAATATAAAAGAGAGCTTGCTGCTAGACTTAACCCAGGTGCAGATATTATTAATCGTTTTTTTGCGACGTTGCAGCAAAAGCCACAGAGTGTAATCTTTGCACATGGCGAGGAAGAGCAAATGATAAAAGCTGCTATGTATTGGCAGATTAATAAATATGGTAAAGCAATTTTAGTTGGAAAAGAGCACAAAATAAAACCATTAATACTGAGCATTAATCCAGATATTGCTCCGGATCACTTTTTAATTATAGACCCCAAAAAGCATCATAACACTAAACTGTATGCTGATGACCTATATGCAAGGCTCCAAAGGTCTGGCTTATCATATGATGATTGTGTTAGATTGCTTATGAATGATAGCACAGTTTTTGCAACTGAAATGCTAAAGCATAGAGAGGCAGATGCAATGGTTGCAGGATTAACAGAAGGGTATCTGGAATCCATCAATAAAACACTTCTTGTGACTGATAAAATTCCAGACCAGATGTTGTTTGCTCTTGCTATGATGATAAAAGGTGATCGTGTTATATTTATAGCGGATATTGCAATACATGAAGAGCCAACTCCTAAGGAAATGGCACAGATTGCAATACAAGCTGCAAGAGCAGTCAAACAGCTAGGGCATATTCCAAGAGTTGCATTTGTATCATCTTCCACATTTGGTCAACCTAATAGAAAATGTGTCAGTAAGGTTAAAGAAGCTCTTTCCATTATGGATGAAAAAGGTTTAGACTTTGAATATGATGGTGATCTTGCTGCAAATGTTGCAATTAATAGTGAATTATTAAAGTTATATCCATTCTGTAGGTTGTCTGGTCCTGCTAATATCTTGATAACACCAGACTTGGGTAGTGCGCATATATCTTACAGATTACTCGAAGAGTTTGGTGAGGCAACAGTGATAGGTCCTGTGTTATGTGGTTTGGGTGAATCAGTGCAAATCGTTAGAATAGGTGCAACAGCAGGTGATATATTAGATGCGGCTGCTGTTGCTGCTGCAAGAGATCTATGA
- a CDS encoding IS5 family transposase (programmed frameshift) has translation MKFENIKDEYAEEFRRLTGIKRGTFEVILSILKEAEAILKSQGGKPNKLALEDRLLMTLEYLREYRTYFHISRSYGISESACYRNIRWIEDTLIKDKRFSLPGRKALLKSDSEYELVLIDATETPIERPKKKQKHFYSGKKRRHTLKTQLIVDKRKKEIICTNFSNGKRHDFRLFKESGVHIHPEIKVLTDTGYQGIDKLHYNSELPKKKTKKRPLSRKDKKKNRQLSSERVLNENVIGMIKRFKIIADRYRNRRKRFGLRFNLLAGIYNFEL, from the exons ATGAAGTTTGAAAACATCAAAGATGAATACGCAGAAGAGTTTCGCAGGCTTACTGGCATTAAACGAGGAACGTTTGAAGTTATACTAAGTATATTAAAAGAAGCTGAAGCTATTTTAAAGTCTCAAGGTGGAAAACCCAATAAATTGGCTTTAGAAGATCGATTACTCATGACGCTTGAGTACTTGCGTGAATACAGGACATATTTTCATATTTCCCGCAGTTATGGAATAAGTGAAAGTGCCTGTTATCGTAATATACGTTGGATTGAAGATACTCTAATTAAAGATAAACGATTTTCACTACCTGGACGTAAAGCATTACTAAAAAGCGATTCTGAATACGAACTTGTGTTAATTGATGCTACTGAAACACCGATAGAACGACCTA AAAAAAAACAGAAGCACTTTTATTCGGGAAAAAAGAGGCGACATACTCTAAAAACTCAGCTTATTGTGGATAAAAGGAAAAAAGAAATCATTTGCACTAATTTTTCTAATGGCAAGCGTCATGATTTCAGGTTATTTAAAGAATCCGGAGTTCACATCCACCCTGAGATTAAAGTTCTTACAGATACTGGTTATCAAGGCATTGATAAGTTGCATTATAATTCAGAGTTACCAAAGAAAAAGACAAAAAAGCGACCACTAAGCAGGAAAGATAAAAAGAAAAATCGTCAATTGTCTAGTGAACGTGTTTTAAATGAAAACGTCATAGGCATGATCAAACGATTTAAAATTATCGCTGATCGTTATAGGAACAGAAGAAAACGATTCGGTTTAAGGTTTAATTTACTTGCTGGTATCTATAACTTTGAGCTTTAA